One Shewanella sp. MR-4 DNA window includes the following coding sequences:
- a CDS encoding twin-arginine translocation signal domain-containing protein produces the protein MKKQASDMGRRQLLKALALGSAAGAVATVSSQALAATPTVAPSETKSDNYRETDHIRNYYASLNN, from the coding sequence ATGAAGAAGCAAGCTTCCGACATGGGCCGTCGTCAATTGCTCAAAGCATTGGCACTCGGCAGTGCGGCTGGCGCGGTTGCGACTGTCAGTAGCCAAGCTCTGGCTGCGACCCCAACAGTTGCCCCAAGCGAAACTAAGAGTGACAACTATCGCGAAACCGACCATATCCGTAACTACTATGCGTCGTTGAACAACTAA